TGGGTCTTTGTAAAATAGGATAGGAGGGAAACAGCATGAATACAATATCTTTTTCAGTAGTTCttccatttaatttcatttattgatTTCCTTGATTATCTTCTTGTTAGGATTTTCATGTCTATGACATTATTACTTCCATTTgactcaaataaataaaatgctGGAAATGTACTCTTGACAATAAACTTCAATTACGAAAGAGTTAGAAGTGAAGTTATGAGGTGCTCGATCTCCctgttcttattattattttccatttcgAGTTACAGGATGGTGATGCTAAAGCAAGACCTTCCGGTACGAGACTGGCTGCCTCTTATGTAAACTTCTACATTGCCAATGGAGCAGTTATTGCACCTCAATTTGGGGATCAGAAGTGGGATGACGAAGCTGTCCGTGTCCTAGCCAGAGCATTTCCAAATCACCAAGTAATACATATATTCTACATTCCAATTATCTGATACATTAGCCATTTTAGAAAACACGTATATGGACCAATAGTTGAAAATTTCCTGCCCATGCTTAAATATCTTAACATTATTACAGGGACATTTGAAGAAATAAGTTTCCCAGTTCCTTTTTTAGCTCCTAgacatctttcttttcttcagtATTGTGTTGTTTACGACATCCATAGACTTGAACTGCATCAAAAGcatgaaattcataaaatgGTGTTGCTATTTTGAATACTGAACATTCCTCTTGAGACATCTCCATTTCTAACCATTCCTTTACAATGTCTGATTGTTTCAGATCGTTGGAATTGAAGGTGCCAGAGAGATTGTTTTGGGAGGTGGAAATATACACTGCATTACTCAACAGCAGCCAGCAATAACTTCTGCACCTCTAAAACCAGAGTGAACCATTTGGTTTAAGCCAGCAAACACTGGCATGAACGGTGAGAGGAACAATAGGTACATGTACCAATACCCATTGGGACTAAAGGGGTTTATGTCGGCGAACGCCGGGAGTTCTTTGGGGAAGTcgcttctgttttttttttttttttttttttttttttttttttttttttNCTTACTGCGAGACTGAGAATCTTAAAactagtttaaaataaattatatattggcTAATTTGTTACTTCTAAAAGTTTCTggtttttcgatttttttttttaaattaagtttacTTGTGAATCCAAAATTAACTTGTTATGTTTTgatgagaaatgaaaattgaaaataaattcaatttagttactaaatgaaaaaaaaaaatgaaaaggaaaaaaaagtgtcggtaaagaataatttattgtataactttttggttgaatttaatatattgaGCTACACTACTTTAtataatgaatgaaattgtgTTGCtttctttaaatctttttataaataatattattgcattattataaatggtgggGCTGcggaatgaatgaaatttgatttgaaaattaaacctccattcaataattatttggctttagttttagaaaaatgcatttatttCCTCATACCATAAATTCATGTTCttagataaatttaaattattagttaattttaaaaaaattattattattattattttgaaaactactctttttagttttcaaaacttgtttttgaaaatatatgtaaaagagtagataacaaaataaaaaatttagagaaaattatattcataagtttaattttaaaaaattaaatggtttttatttttgaaaattgagttAGAATTCAAATACAGAGTTATGCGAATCAAGTATATATGTTAATGttccagtttttttttttttttttttttttttttttNACATgttctatttaattttgtgaaaataatacttaaaaaaagtacaaaataataaataaagagtatATTAGTAAATACGTTAATGTAGTTAATTTGTAactgttttttaatatataataaataaatcatctGCGAACTCGGACATGAATTTCAGCTCAAATCACAATACTTCGGTTCCCATGAATTCAGGAGTTCCAGATCTCACTTTGGAAATCTGAGTTCGTCATTTCTCGATTCAGAGGCGGGAATTTGAAACCGCGGTAAGATCTGTATGCATTCTTGAAGCtcagattgaagaagaaatgggcTGCACATTTTCTGGATTGAATGCTTTCTACGACGCCGTGAATAGCGGCGGAGATGTTTGGATCAATGAGAACAGGTTCAGGATCGTAAGGCAGCTCGGCGAAGGCGGCTTTGCTTATGTCTTCCTCGTCAAGGAGGTGCTTGCTGTTTCTTCTTCAGACGCTGTTCCTGGTGGTTTGCACAAAAAATTCAAGGACTCCACTCATCTATCTGGTTTCAACTTTCTCTGCCTCTCACGCGCTCACATTTGGCtaatttgtttcttgtttttggctCTGATCAATATTTACGAAGTTCATGATCCGCGAAAATTGATCTTGTATCTGTATGGATTGGTTGATTCTAAGCGAAATAATTTAGCTATCCGTTTTCATCATCTGGGCTGATTTGCTTTTGAATCTGAATCTACATCCCTGCTTTTATTAACGAAGTATGAAATTTGTACGGTCTTTTCGGTAGTTTCTGGTTCATGCTTCCTGATCATGTCGGCATTTATAAGCTCGACTCTTCTTCTCATTTGTTTTGACTCATCTATCTAAGTTGCAAAGAATTGTAGGCTGCTCCCTTTCTGCCCTCATCATTCAATTGCACAAGAAggtgtatttgtttttgtattgaATTTGATGCAGCGGCTATGACTTTTCACTAAGAAAATTGGGTCCGTTGCTTCAAATATAGGGGTGGGGATTGAAGCTTCAACATCACGAAAAATAGTCGTTGCCTTGTCTAAGGAGCTATGCTCTAATGAAATACACTTCCACTTTCCAGGCTAATCAACCAACTAAAACAAacttttcttgcttttttcCGCAGATGATGGATCATACGCATTGAAGAAGGTGCTCATCCAGAATAATGAACAACTGGAATTGGTGAAAGAGGAGATCCGTGTTTCATCTCTGTTTACTCATCCCAATCTACTTCCTCTTCTTGATCATGCTATAATCGCTACTAAGGTGACTGTCAAAGCTTACGACCCACTAaaatagattttgtttttctttgatgagAGAAGCAATGAAAAttgtttgtaataattatGATCCCGTAAGCGTTATGGTTCTATCTCCATTTTTTATGTCTGGTGGCATCTGCTGGCATGTGCACTATATGTGGATATCTATGCTATTTTATGTCTTACTCTCTATATACcttatatatgttttaaaaaacaatcaaatacCAACTATTCATTGAATATATACCATTTGTTTAATTACTGGCTAGGCTAATCAAGAACGATCTTGGAACCATGAAGCATACCTACTATTTCCAGTACATTTGGATGGGACATTATTGGACAATTCAAAAACCATGCAAGCGAATAACGAGTTCTTCTCAACATCAGATGTTTTGCAAATATTTCGACAGGTAATTAGGAATTTGGAACTTCTGATGGAATTCTTCTTCATGtagtttctcttctttttggtATCATGCTTTGCTTTCTCTTACTGATTGAACTAATTGAACACAGCTATGTGCGGGTCTGAAGCACATGCACGATTTTGATCCCCCATATGCACACAACGATATCAAGCCTGGTAATGTTCTCATAACTCATAGAAATGGTCAGCCACCTCTTGCTATATTGATGGATTTTGGAAGTGCTCGACCAGCAAGGAGGCAAATTAGCAGTCGTTCAGAGGCACTGCAGTTACAGGTTTCCTATAAAGCTGTTCTTCCTTCAAGTCCTCTACAATTCCACCATATCAATTTGCGCTGCTGCCACATAAAACTTTGCAAATAAATGGGAATGTTGATTCTCTGCACTTCAATCTAAAGTTAGAAAAAGCATACATGAGCTGATAATCATCATAATTTGCTGTGTAGGAATGGGCATCTGAACATTGCTGTGCTCCTTTCCGGGCTCCTGAGTTGTGGGATTGTGAAAGTCATGCATATATAGACGAGAGAACCGATATTTGGTCGTTAGGATGCACTCTATATTCAATAATGTGAGCACCAATTCTTTACCCTGAAACAGTAATCATTTTTCTGATCTTTGGAATTCTATGCACGTGCAACAACTCGTGGAAAATCGTGATCATTTTGCTGATCTTTGGAattcctccttttttttctacaTGTGATCTactctaaaataaatttggagaTGGTAGTTGGGTCAACCGAGAAGGCTGTAAATCATGGATACAAGTGCCTTAGTTCAAGTCATGTTTTAGAGTGATTTATAATTTCTCTGCCATGATTCTCTATCAAACTCTCTCCCAAATTTTTTGCTTTCAATATCTATGATTTTCGGAATAACTTAACCATGCTTGATATTTTATACTTCGATTTCGACTTCTGTGAACATATTTTGTCATCGCTCATGACTGTACGTCTGTATATCCGTAGGTATGGGGCATCTCCATTTGAATATGTGCTTGGCGAATCTGGAGGAAGCTTACAGTTAGCAATCGTAAATGTACAAATCAAGTGGCCGGCTGGACCAACTCCTCCATATCCAGATGCTCTTCGCCAGTTTGTGAAGTGGATGCTTCAGCCACAGGCTGCAGTCCGTCCGAACattaatgatattataattCATGTTGACAAGCTTATCTCAAAGTTCTCTTATTGAGGCATAATGGAAACGAGGCAAACATCGGATCACTATTCTCATTTGAAGTTATATTACGTTGACCTTCCTGCCTTTTCATGGCTTACACCTGGAATTACTTGCTGTGGAAATAAAGCAGGAGCTGTTCCTATTCCAGTGTCAATACAGTTAATCGACATAGTTTTGGCCATTGTCCAATGTTCTTTGACTATCCATGGGAATCatatagttttaatatttttgtaatctaTATAACTACCgattgttcttttcttctagAGCATAGTTGTAGAAAATGCACCATTGTGCCACCCACATAATTTATGTTTCTAGAagcatatatttttcttcaagagCTTCCTGAGCCTAATAATGTTCCCTAACATTAAATTATGCTATTATATGAATGTAAATTGATTGAATGATCTTGATATATCATTCAGTTCTATAGCAGCTATTCATGTTTCAACTTTGCATCACATTAAGTTTGGCAACAGGTCGTTGATGGATTGTTGATGTACCATGtacttgaatttttctttaatgcaTTGTTGATGTACATGTATTCCTTGAGGATTTCAGGTGTGTGTTcttgaaggagaagaaatttgattgaaaGCTTTGTGTATCATCTGAGAAGAATTCGAAGATAACACATGAAAGGAAGGCATCAATCCCTCGGAATTTACACCGTATTGCAACAACATCAAGCGGGTAAATTATacctttttgttttgctttatTTCCTGCCATAGCGAAATTCTTAGAGAAATCTATGAGAAAGAAGTGTCGTAAAAGAGTTAATTTCCCAACTGTTAGAACTAACTGAGCTCTTAGCCTCTTATAAGTGAAATCTTCTTCTAGTTTTGTTGATCTTTAAGATTAGTTCATCTCTCttacttgaaaattaaataggatATTATACATAACAACATGGGACATGGAAAATTTCATACAAAGAACCTGGAAGCAAATGGTAACTGTAGTTTACAGAGAAATGTACTACATGCTTATGGAAACCCAGAAGATAACTTGTGTCAGACGAACTAGAAGTGCTGGCGCAAAGTGGCATTTGCAAGGATCCTCCATACCTAGAAGCAGATATCTAGGCAGCAGTAGCAACACCAGCCTGCACAACTATTTTGACAACAGAGAAAACTCAAACCATAGCATAAATAGTGTCctcttttttacctttttgtgGGAGAAAGGGAACTTACAGTCCTCTGCAAAACCCATCACCTTTAGACATGGTTTCCCTTGGAGGAGCTACATTTTGAAACTTGGTTTCCCCTTGAGGAGGTATCATTGAAGAGTATGGCTGAGACTGACCGTGTTGCATTGGATCACACATAGGTGGGGCAACTGGGTAAGGACCTGGTCCAGTATCTATAAAATTATGCTACAGACAATAAATTCAGAACAAACTTTCctacaataatttataatcttttcctttttttcccccttcaaaggaaaatatagaaaagaaaaagtagaactGAAACTTTGAAAAGTTACTGATTGCTTATATGAAACTCAAAATCATCTGGCATGAATAATTCTTACTgatagaagaaataaaataaagaaggatGACCTTGAGTTTGGTTCTGCAAACTTTGTTTCATGGTGTTGAATTCTTTGACTCTGTTGGAGGTTGAATGTGAATTGAGTTAGGCAAGAAATAAAACAGGGTGGAGATTCAAGTCGTTTACTTTTGCACATAAAAAAATGGTAGATTGTGGAGTAGTTGTTTTGCATTGTAAGCTTCTGCAAATTTCTACACCTAATGACAGAAGGATACAATGTTAGCAGTTGTCTGTGGGGAAAGGGGAAATAGGTATAATCTTGAAAATTAGGTAACCAACATCACTTCAAGACACCACCAAAATTATACCTCCAACTGCATAACAACAAGATGAATTCTTAATACTCAACTGCCTCTAAGGGAATATGTGTGAAGTCAAATGGAGGAGCGAGGCGAATATCGACACGTCTCGAGGGAAAATCCCAATTTTCTCCTCGTTGACGTTACCGCCCATAAACTTTTATGCCCATGTGATACATTTATATAACATAAACAAGTTTGTAGAGAAGTAAGTTGGTAGAGATGGGAATTGGGAGAATCTATGAGCATAAAGGACAGGTTTGAATTTAGGGCTCTTTTTGTACATGCCTTGGTTGAATAATCCAAACccttttgaataaattaagtGCCGCTTTCCGATTATCTGTAAGCAAACACATGGGTGGGGGTTAGTGGAGTACTTAGAATTGTGAGCTAGTTTGGTGAATAATGACAGAATTGGAGGGACATAAGATCAAACATTAAGATACAATTGTTGCCCATGA
This sequence is a window from Cucurbita pepo subsp. pepo cultivar mu-cu-16 chromosome LG04, ASM280686v2, whole genome shotgun sequence. Protein-coding genes within it:
- the LOC111792252 gene encoding serine/threonine-protein kinase 16, which produces MGCTFSGLNAFYDAVNSGGDVWINENRFRIVRQLGEGGFAYVFLVKEVLAVSSSDAVPGGLHKKFKDSTHLSDDGSYALKKVLIQNNEQLELVKEEIRVSSLFTHPNLLPLLDHAIIATKANQERSWNHEAYLLFPVHLDGTLLDNSKTMQANNEFFSTSDVLQIFRQLCAGLKHMHDFDPPYAHNDIKPGNVLITHRNGQPPLAILMDFGSARPARRQISSRSEALQLQEWASEHCCAPFRAPELWDCESHAYIDERTDIWSLGCTLYSIMYGASPFEYVLGESGGSLQLAIVNVQIKWPAGPTPPYPDALRQFVKWMLQPQAAVRPNINDIIIHVDKLISKFSY